A genome region from Coffea arabica cultivar ET-39 chromosome 7e, Coffea Arabica ET-39 HiFi, whole genome shotgun sequence includes the following:
- the LOC113701538 gene encoding scarecrow-like protein 32, with amino-acid sequence MQFTETLQSPPLHQISPFVVPSMNKNQIHRTRPWPGFPTSKSSLGGSFGDANCMEQLLVHCANAIESNDATLTQQILWVLNNIAPPDGDSNQRLTCGFLRALIARAANSGNCKLLSAMANVNTNMGIDTHKFSIIELASFVDLTPWHRFGFTAANTAILEAVEGYSVIHIVDLSLTHCMQIPTLIDAIATRLEGHPLVKLTVACITDGIPPMIDLSYEELGSKLINFARSRNVVLEFRVIPSTSADGFSSLFEQLRMQQIVRADNGEALVINCHMMLHYIPEETLSVVSSSTTLSSHQLESSQNASLRTMFLKRLRSLEPTVLVLVDEDADLTSNNLVSRLRSAFNYLWIPYDTVDTFLPRGSKQRQWYEADICWKIENVIAHEGLQRIERLEPKNRWVQRMRSSSFKGVSFSEDAFSEVKSMLDEHAAGWGLKREEEDLVLTWKGHNVVFATAWVPT; translated from the coding sequence ATGCAATTCACCGAGACTTTACAGTCACCACCTTTGCACCAAATCTCACCGTTTGTGGTGCCCTCCATGAATAAGAACCAAATTCATCGAACAAGGCCATGGCCCGGTTTCCCTACATCAAAATCATCACTTGGTGGTAGCTTTGGTGACGCCAACTGCATGGAACAATTGCTAGTCCACTGTGCCAATGCGATCGAGAGCAATGACGCCACTCTAACTCAACAAATCTTGTGGGTTCTCAACAATATAGCACCCCCCGATGGCGACTCAAATCAGCGCCTCACGTGCGGCTTCCTTCGAGCTCTGATAGCCCGGGCCGCAAACAGCGGAAACTGCAAACTACTCAGCGCAATGGCTAATGTAAACACGAATATGGGGATCGATACCCATAAATTCTCCATCATAGAGCTAGCAAGTTTTGTGGACTTAACCCCCTGGCATAGATTCGGATTCACGGCGGCAAACACGGCCATATTAGAAGCTGTGGAGGGATATTCGGTCATTCACATCGTTGACTTGAGTTTGACTCATTGCATGCAAATTCCAACGTTGATAGATGCTATAGCTACCCGTCTCGAGGGCCATCCGTTGGTGAAGCTGACGGTAGCCTGCATCACGGACGGCATCCCGCCCATGATTGATCTGTCGTACGAGGAGTTAGGTTCGAAGTTGATCAACTTTGCTAGGTCTAGAAACGTAGTATTGGAGTTTAGGGTGATCCCTTCGACTTCCGCGGATGGATTCTCTTCGTTATTTGAACAACTTCGAATGCAACAAATTGTTCGGGCAGACAATGGCGAAGCACTTGTTATAAATTGTCACATGATGCTCCATTACATCCCTGAAGAAACCCTGTCCGTGGTCTCCAGTTCGACAACATTGTCAAGTCATCAACTTGAATCTTCTCAAAACGCATCTCTTCGAACGATGTTTCTAAAGAGACTTAGGAGTTTAGAGCCAACAGTTCTCGTTTTGGTCGATGAAGATGCAGATTTGACGTCAAACAATTTAGTCAGTAGATTAAGGTCCGCTTTTAATTATTTGTGGATACCTTATGATACTGTGGATACATTTCTACCGCGGGGGAGCAAGCAGAGGCAATGGTATGAAGCAGACATATGTTGGAAAATCGAGAATGTAATAGCCCACGAGGGTCTTCAAAGGATTGAGAGATTGGAGCCTAAAAATCGGTGGGTGCAAAGAATGAGAAGTTCGAGCTTTAAGGGGGTTAGTTTCAGTGAAGATGCATTTTCTGAGGTGAAAAGTATGCTTGATGAGCATGCAGCAGGATGGGGACTGAAGAGGGAAGAAGAGGATCTTGTGCTTACTTGGAAGGGACACAATGTCGTTTTTGCTACAGCTTGGGTACCAACTTGA